The genomic stretch TCCGAACTCGGAAGTTAAGACCTCCAGCGCCGATGATACTGCAAGTTCACTTGTGGGAAAGTAGGTCGTCGCCAGGACTTTTTTATTCTCTTCTCCACACAATGAGTATCACTCTCGCCATCCTCACCTTTCTTCTGCTTGTCCTCGCTTTCTTCACCCATATTTTTTCTTTTCCGGCAAACTGGTTCATCATCCTGATTTTGGGTGCCTGGTCCTGGATTACTCCTGAATCTCCCCTTACATTGACCACTTTTTTGGTTTTCGTTGCTGTTGCCTTTCTTGGCGAGTGCATCGAGTTTGCCTTGCAAGCCGTCGGCGCTCGCAAATATGGTGCGTCTTCCTCGGGGAACTGGGGTGCCTTTGCCGGTGCCATCTTTGGAGCGATTCTTGGAGCCCCTTTTTTTCTTGGCCTTGGCGCCCTTTTAGGCGCGGTAGGCGGGGCTTATTTGGGTTGTCTTGGAGTTGAGCTGATGAACCATCGCCCGTTTGTCGAGGCCAAGAAAGCGGCTTTGGGCGCCATGATTGGCAAGGTTCTTGGCTTGGCTGTCAAAATAGGGATAGGCATCGCGTTTCTTGTCCACGCATTCGAACTGCTCTTCCGGGTTTGAAAATTTCGGAGTGGTCTCTAAAAAGTTCGTTTTTTTTTAGAGTTTTGCAGTGACGATTAGGGATGGACATGTCATATATTCCCGGAATATCCTTCATCAATTTCGCGATCATAAGCTTTGGCCGCATTCTTGGCCAATTCGTCACAGCGTTCGTTTTCCGGGTTTCCATCGTGAGCTTTCACCCAGTGGAATATCACCTTG from Desulfomicrobium macestii encodes the following:
- a CDS encoding DUF456 domain-containing protein; the encoded protein is MSITLAILTFLLLVLAFFTHIFSFPANWFIILILGAWSWITPESPLTLTTFLVFVAVAFLGECIEFALQAVGARKYGASSSGNWGAFAGAIFGAILGAPFFLGLGALLGAVGGAYLGCLGVELMNHRPFVEAKKAALGAMIGKVLGLAVKIGIGIAFLVHAFELLFRV